A stretch of Haloprofundus halophilus DNA encodes these proteins:
- the thsB gene encoding thermosome subunit beta, producing MIILGEDSQRVKDRDAQAYNIRAARAVAEAVRSTLGPKGMDKMLVDSMGDVTVTNDGVTILKEMDIDNPTAEMIIEVAETQEDEAGDGTTTAVAIAGELLKNAEDLLEQDIHPTAVIKGYTLASEKAREEVDNIATQVDPDDEELLKKVAETSMTGKGAELNKDVLADLVVGAVQQVTVEADDGSHVVDMENVKIETQTGRSAGESELLRGAVINKDPVHDDMPVEFDEANVLLLNEAVEVEEAGVDTNVSIDSPDQLQQFLDQEEEQLKKKVDQIVDSGADVVFCQKGIDDLAQHYLAKQGVLAIRRTKKSDIEFLKNVVGGSVVTDLDDVGDADLGFGSVRRDEEDELFYVEGEDAHGVTLLLRGSTDHVVDELERGIHDALDVVATTVSDGRVLAGGGAIEVELASRLRDFADSVSGREQLAVEAFADALELVPRVLAENAGLDAIDTLVDLRAAHEDGDVRAGLNAFTGDVEDTFEAGIVEPAHAKEQALSSATEAANLVLKIDDIIAAGDLSTGGNDDEEGGAPGGMGGMGGMGGMGGAM from the coding sequence ATGATCATTCTCGGAGAGGATTCCCAGCGCGTCAAGGACCGCGACGCGCAGGCGTACAACATTCGCGCGGCCCGCGCGGTAGCGGAGGCCGTCCGCTCCACACTCGGGCCGAAGGGGATGGACAAGATGCTCGTCGACTCGATGGGCGACGTCACCGTCACGAACGACGGCGTCACCATCCTCAAGGAGATGGACATCGACAACCCGACGGCCGAGATGATAATCGAAGTCGCCGAGACCCAGGAGGACGAGGCCGGCGACGGGACGACGACGGCCGTCGCCATCGCGGGCGAACTCCTCAAGAACGCCGAGGACCTCCTCGAACAGGATATCCACCCGACGGCGGTCATCAAAGGCTACACCCTCGCCAGCGAGAAAGCGCGCGAGGAAGTCGACAACATCGCGACGCAGGTCGACCCCGACGACGAGGAGCTGCTGAAGAAGGTCGCCGAGACCTCGATGACGGGCAAGGGCGCGGAGCTCAACAAGGACGTGCTCGCCGACCTCGTCGTCGGCGCGGTCCAGCAGGTCACCGTCGAGGCCGACGACGGCTCGCACGTCGTCGACATGGAGAACGTCAAGATCGAGACGCAGACCGGTCGCTCCGCCGGCGAGTCCGAACTGCTCCGCGGCGCGGTCATCAACAAGGACCCCGTCCACGACGACATGCCCGTCGAGTTCGACGAGGCGAACGTCCTGCTGCTCAACGAGGCCGTCGAAGTCGAGGAGGCCGGCGTCGACACGAACGTCTCCATCGACAGCCCCGACCAGCTCCAGCAGTTCCTCGACCAGGAGGAGGAACAGCTGAAGAAGAAGGTCGACCAGATCGTCGACTCCGGTGCGGACGTCGTCTTCTGTCAGAAGGGCATCGACGACCTCGCCCAGCACTACCTCGCCAAGCAGGGCGTGCTCGCCATCCGCCGGACGAAGAAGTCCGATATCGAGTTCCTCAAGAACGTCGTCGGCGGCAGCGTCGTCACCGACCTCGACGACGTCGGCGACGCCGACCTCGGCTTCGGCTCGGTCCGCCGCGACGAGGAGGACGAACTGTTCTACGTCGAGGGTGAGGACGCCCACGGCGTCACGCTCCTGCTCCGCGGTTCGACCGACCACGTCGTCGACGAACTCGAACGCGGCATCCACGACGCGCTCGACGTCGTCGCCACCACCGTCTCCGACGGCCGCGTGCTCGCCGGCGGCGGCGCTATCGAGGTCGAACTCGCCTCCCGGCTCCGCGACTTCGCCGACTCCGTCTCCGGTCGCGAGCAGCTCGCCGTCGAGGCGTTCGCCGACGCGCTCGAACTCGTCCCGCGCGTCCTCGCCGAGAACGCCGGTCTCGACGCCATCGACACGCTCGTCGACCTCCGCGCGGCCCACGAGGACGGCGACGTCCGCGCCGGCCTGAACGCCTTCACGGGCGACGTGGAAGACACGTTCGAGGCGGGCATCGTCGAACCCGCTCACGCCAAAGAGCAGGCGCTCTCGTCTGCCACCGAGGCCGCGAACCTCGTACTGAAGATAGACGACATCATCGCCGCGGGCGACCTCTCGACCGGCGGCAACGACGACGAGGAAGGCGGCGCACCCGGCGGCATGGGTGGCATGGGCGGTATGGGCGGCATGGGCGGCGCGATGTAA
- a CDS encoding Rid family detoxifying hydrolase produces MKRIISTDDAPAAVGAYSQATTNGSILFTAGQIPLTPDGELLDDADIATQTEQSLDNVMAILDAEDADASDVLKMTVFLGDIDDFDEMNETYATYFDEEPPARSAVEVAELPKGVGVEIEAIASLE; encoded by the coding sequence ATGAAGCGAATCATCAGCACGGACGACGCGCCCGCCGCCGTCGGCGCGTACAGTCAGGCGACGACGAACGGTTCCATCCTCTTCACCGCCGGTCAGATTCCGCTGACACCGGACGGCGAACTGCTCGACGACGCCGACATCGCGACGCAGACCGAGCAGTCGCTCGACAACGTGATGGCGATTCTCGACGCCGAGGACGCCGACGCGAGCGACGTGCTGAAGATGACGGTGTTCCTCGGGGATATCGACGACTTCGACGAGATGAACGAGACGTACGCGACGTACTTCGACGAGGAGCCGCCGGCGCGTAGCGCCGTCGAAGTCGCGGAACTCCCGAAGGGCGTCGGCGTCGAAATCGAGGCCATCGCGTCGCTGGAGTGA
- a CDS encoding MATE family efflux transporter, with protein sequence MAEQTFRTLMRTTDVIVTALFSPAAVVAIGLADLYARFPLRIGLGLGGGAIALSSQDTGSGATANRDEAITQALLMGVLTGVPFALFGVFFGEWAISILGASERVARLGGQYLALIFATAPARHVALIGARSLQGTGDTRTPMYINVFANALNISGTVVLGLGLFGFPELRVVGVGVSTAAANVVTAALLLLAMWTPWSEASFARPRDLVIARQLVEVSLPRIAEGFVATLAEFPFNSLLLGFGTAVNAGFQIGRRMYQQVTGPLSRGYSVAASVVVGQALGDADPERARFEGWAVAALGVVTVGVVGLLLVLGAGWFVRLFSDDPETVRYATNFARVYGLSGCVLVVFVALSGALQGASETRTPFVARTTGMLGFFLGFSWLVGETLGYGPLGAYLGIGLSYLWMALVVGWSFRRSDWASRAARMMAERGSATEG encoded by the coding sequence ATGGCCGAGCAGACGTTCCGGACGCTGATGCGGACGACAGACGTCATCGTGACGGCGCTGTTCTCGCCGGCGGCCGTCGTCGCCATCGGCCTCGCGGACCTCTACGCCCGGTTCCCGCTCCGCATCGGTCTCGGACTCGGCGGCGGCGCCATCGCGCTCTCGAGTCAGGACACCGGGAGCGGCGCGACGGCCAACCGCGACGAGGCCATCACGCAGGCGCTGTTGATGGGAGTTCTGACGGGAGTCCCGTTCGCGCTGTTCGGGGTCTTCTTCGGCGAGTGGGCGATTTCGATACTCGGCGCTTCCGAGCGAGTCGCCCGGCTCGGCGGGCAGTATCTCGCGCTCATCTTCGCCACCGCACCGGCACGTCACGTCGCGCTCATCGGCGCGCGTTCGTTGCAGGGAACCGGCGACACGCGGACGCCGATGTACATCAACGTCTTCGCCAACGCGCTCAACATCTCGGGAACCGTCGTGCTCGGCCTCGGCCTGTTCGGCTTCCCGGAGCTGCGCGTCGTCGGCGTCGGCGTCTCCACGGCCGCAGCCAACGTCGTGACGGCGGCGCTTCTCCTGCTTGCGATGTGGACGCCGTGGAGCGAGGCGTCGTTCGCGCGGCCCCGCGACCTGGTCATCGCTCGGCAACTCGTCGAGGTCAGTCTCCCGCGCATCGCCGAGGGGTTCGTCGCCACGCTCGCGGAGTTCCCGTTCAACTCGCTGCTTCTGGGCTTCGGCACCGCCGTCAACGCCGGGTTCCAGATCGGTCGCCGGATGTACCAACAGGTGACCGGTCCGCTCTCTCGCGGGTACAGCGTCGCCGCCAGCGTCGTCGTCGGGCAGGCACTCGGCGACGCTGACCCAGAGAGGGCCAGGTTCGAGGGGTGGGCCGTCGCGGCGCTCGGCGTCGTCACCGTCGGCGTCGTCGGCCTCCTCTTGGTGCTCGGCGCGGGATGGTTCGTCCGCCTCTTCTCGGACGACCCCGAGACGGTCCGGTACGCGACGAACTTCGCGCGGGTGTACGGGCTCTCGGGGTGCGTGCTCGTCGTGTTCGTCGCGCTCTCGGGGGCGTTACAGGGTGCGAGCGAGACGCGGACGCCGTTCGTCGCGCGCACTACCGGGATGCTCGGCTTCTTTCTCGGCTTCTCGTGGCTGGTCGGCGAGACGCTCGGTTACGGTCCGCTCGGCGCGTATCTCGGCATCGGACTCAGCTATCTCTGGATGGCGCTCGTCGTCGGCTGGAGTTTCCGCAGAAGCGACTGGGCGAGTCGCGCGGCGAGAATGATGGCCGAGCGAGGAAGCGCGACCGAAGGGTGA
- a CDS encoding HalOD1 output domain-containing protein, producing MSDTVTKWATSSRPVSITAVEAVAECLNRNPMELEMSLVEVVDADALDDLFDGAHRRASDDGLLLTIFTFCGCEVTAYDDGKVTATRLDKRASVTSNSGSKASLRR from the coding sequence ATGTCCGATACGGTTACTAAATGGGCCACCAGTAGTCGGCCGGTTTCTATCACTGCGGTCGAGGCTGTCGCCGAGTGTCTGAACAGAAACCCGATGGAGCTCGAGATGTCGCTCGTCGAAGTTGTCGACGCGGACGCCCTCGACGACCTGTTCGACGGAGCCCACCGAAGAGCCAGCGACGACGGTCTGCTCCTCACGATATTCACGTTCTGCGGATGCGAGGTCACGGCTTACGACGACGGAAAAGTCACCGCGACGCGACTCGACAAGCGTGCCAGCGTCACGTCGAACAGCGGTTCGAAAGCGTCGCTCCGACGCTGA
- a CDS encoding PAS domain S-box protein, protein MNDRDTVATELQFQTLLDCTDGVAVFVLDVDGQVVSWNAGAERMTGRTADDVVGQPLSVFYRPCAETETPASLCDAVTRNGRAESTGWGRGPDEERRRLDLELRPAEDGTGTEDRFVAVLREHDGEDTETEGDDRGVDEDDRRVDEDDRRVGERRDGIDDDRSPGDPVISDGLFEVAGDALYRLDTDRRFVTVSEGVASITGYSQEQLLGEHVSRLFDAETAERLHPLDGASTAPDDGDVRTATTALKTADGSSVRCEVRSRMVGTGDRVRGSVGVVERASDRVGDPSSPAHRREVVQRLLNTAPVALAVRESQTGVTVGNARGRELFGFAAEDDSRAVGPSVRFFDAEGEPMAVDDRPIRRAERTLEPVYGEELVVERAGGSRRSLRVDAVPVTDETGELRHVVAVAEDVTERKQRTETLRQQRRQLRTELSEVLGRVTDAVFALDTEWRFTYVNETGERLLRRTEEGLLGESVWDAFPEAVGTTFEDEYREVMRRQEPTTFVEYFPPLSAWFEVRAYPSETGVSVYFRDVSDRHRREQELEQYEAVVETVDDAVYVVDGESRFAAVNDAFTSLVGYSRSELLGEKSELLRADDVGGTVERLTREQLDGDRTRAVVESEIRRRDGSVFPAATTVTPFPSDDGGCGRVGVVRDISEHRERERQLESLSKAAGRLLDADSQREMATIAVDTAAGVLDGPFVSVALYDETSGALRPQTGSATDGRLADVERLLDPEAELAWQAYVDGERYVFEDVEPVDEESDPFDVAVYPLGRHGVFLLGGSPDPKTASFARILAANTESALDRGDREARLVEQQTQLREQNRTLGRLNRVNGVTRQILRTLVDATSRAEIERSVCEQLTTTGPYRFAWIGGRDVVDDTIAPRTSAGFENGYLSELRALTDRTHPSVRAVESANPVVVDDLHDDPPFDTWRSEALKRGYQSLICLPLRYHGTSYGVLCVYADRPDVFDEMERSVLRELSNTTAYAINAAESKRSLVGDADVELELTVEDDSVSYLRASEELDCSLELDDLVTQEEGGLRAVFTARGVDSESFVAHTKQTLDVRELRLVDESGSDAVFECTVGVEHIFQTFVDYGVVPRRFDAADGVGNVTVTVSDQFDVRSFVETLRTQYDRVELTARRERPRESPTLGEMRAQLNAQLTDRQRQALETAFANGFFESPRSSTEREIADRLGIAQSTLNGHLRAAQRKVLEYLYEPD, encoded by the coding sequence ATGAACGACAGGGACACTGTGGCGACGGAGCTACAGTTCCAAACGCTACTCGACTGCACCGACGGGGTCGCGGTGTTCGTTCTGGATGTCGACGGGCAGGTCGTGTCGTGGAATGCGGGAGCGGAGCGGATGACGGGTCGAACTGCTGACGATGTGGTCGGACAGCCGCTGTCGGTGTTCTACCGACCGTGCGCGGAGACAGAGACGCCGGCGTCGCTGTGCGACGCCGTGACTCGGAACGGTCGCGCCGAATCGACCGGGTGGGGCCGCGGGCCCGACGAGGAGAGGCGTCGCCTCGATTTGGAACTGCGACCGGCGGAAGACGGAACCGGCACCGAGGACCGATTCGTCGCCGTACTACGCGAACACGACGGCGAAGATACCGAAACCGAGGGGGACGATAGGGGGGTCGACGAGGACGATAGAAGGGTCGACGAGGACGATAGAAGGGTCGGCGAGCGGCGAGACGGAATCGACGACGACCGAAGCCCCGGGGACCCGGTTATCTCAGACGGCCTCTTCGAGGTCGCCGGGGACGCGCTCTATCGCCTCGACACGGACAGGCGGTTCGTCACGGTGTCGGAGGGTGTCGCGTCGATAACAGGGTACAGTCAGGAGCAACTGCTCGGCGAACACGTCTCGAGGCTGTTCGACGCCGAGACCGCCGAGCGGTTGCACCCGCTTGACGGCGCGTCGACTGCTCCCGACGACGGCGACGTGAGGACGGCGACGACCGCGCTGAAAACGGCGGACGGGTCGTCCGTCCGCTGTGAGGTTCGGAGTCGGATGGTCGGCACCGGTGACCGGGTTCGAGGGAGCGTCGGCGTCGTCGAGCGCGCCTCCGACCGCGTCGGCGACCCGTCCAGCCCGGCCCACCGGCGCGAAGTCGTCCAGCGACTTCTCAACACGGCACCGGTCGCGCTCGCGGTCAGGGAGAGTCAGACCGGGGTCACGGTGGGCAACGCACGGGGGCGAGAGCTGTTCGGTTTCGCCGCCGAGGACGACTCGCGGGCGGTGGGACCGTCGGTTCGCTTCTTCGACGCCGAAGGCGAGCCGATGGCCGTCGACGACCGACCGATACGCCGCGCGGAGCGGACGCTCGAACCGGTGTACGGCGAGGAACTCGTGGTCGAACGCGCGGGCGGCAGTCGCCGGTCGCTCCGCGTCGACGCCGTGCCCGTGACCGACGAGACGGGCGAACTCAGACACGTCGTCGCCGTGGCCGAAGACGTCACCGAACGGAAGCAGCGGACCGAGACGCTTCGGCAGCAGCGACGACAGCTCCGAACGGAGCTGAGCGAGGTGCTCGGCCGGGTGACCGACGCCGTGTTCGCGCTCGACACCGAGTGGCGCTTCACGTACGTCAACGAGACGGGCGAGAGGCTGCTCCGGCGCACGGAGGAGGGGCTGCTCGGCGAGTCCGTCTGGGACGCGTTTCCGGAGGCGGTCGGCACGACGTTCGAAGACGAGTACCGGGAGGTGATGCGCCGGCAGGAGCCGACGACGTTCGTCGAGTACTTCCCTCCGCTGTCGGCGTGGTTCGAGGTCCGAGCGTACCCCTCGGAGACCGGCGTGTCGGTCTACTTCCGCGACGTCTCCGACCGGCACCGACGCGAACAGGAACTCGAACAGTACGAGGCCGTCGTCGAGACGGTCGACGACGCGGTGTACGTCGTCGACGGGGAGTCGCGCTTCGCCGCCGTGAACGACGCGTTCACCTCGCTGGTGGGGTACTCGCGCTCGGAACTGCTCGGCGAGAAGAGCGAACTGCTCCGCGCCGACGACGTCGGCGGGACCGTCGAGCGACTGACCCGCGAACAGCTCGACGGCGACCGAACCAGAGCGGTCGTCGAGAGCGAGATTCGACGGCGCGACGGCAGCGTCTTCCCGGCCGCGACGACGGTTACTCCGTTCCCGAGCGACGACGGCGGTTGCGGGCGCGTCGGCGTCGTTCGCGACATCAGCGAGCACAGAGAGCGCGAACGACAGCTCGAATCGCTCTCGAAGGCCGCCGGACGGTTGCTCGACGCGGACTCCCAGCGGGAGATGGCGACTATCGCCGTCGACACCGCGGCGGGGGTGCTCGACGGACCGTTCGTCTCGGTCGCGCTGTACGACGAGACGAGCGGGGCGCTCCGCCCGCAGACGGGGTCGGCGACCGACGGGCGGCTCGCCGACGTGGAGCGATTGCTCGACCCGGAGGCGGAGCTCGCCTGGCAGGCGTACGTCGACGGCGAGCGGTACGTCTTCGAGGACGTCGAACCGGTCGACGAGGAGTCAGATCCGTTCGACGTCGCCGTCTACCCGCTGGGCCGTCACGGCGTCTTCCTCCTCGGGGGGAGCCCGGACCCGAAGACGGCGAGTTTCGCCCGCATCCTCGCGGCCAACACCGAGTCGGCGCTGGACCGCGGCGACAGGGAAGCGCGTCTCGTCGAGCAGCAGACGCAGCTACGCGAGCAGAATCGGACGCTCGGCCGCCTCAACCGCGTTAACGGGGTGACGCGTCAGATTCTCCGGACGCTCGTCGACGCCACCTCCCGCGCGGAGATAGAGCGGTCGGTCTGCGAGCAGTTGACGACGACGGGACCGTATCGGTTCGCCTGGATCGGCGGCCGCGACGTGGTCGACGACACGATCGCGCCTCGGACGTCCGCCGGGTTCGAGAACGGTTACCTCTCGGAACTGCGGGCGCTCACGGACCGAACGCATCCGTCGGTTCGGGCGGTCGAGAGCGCCAACCCCGTCGTCGTCGACGACCTCCACGACGACCCGCCGTTCGACACGTGGCGCAGCGAGGCGCTGAAACGCGGCTACCAGTCGCTCATCTGTCTCCCGCTTCGCTACCACGGCACGTCGTACGGCGTGCTCTGCGTCTACGCCGACCGACCGGACGTGTTCGACGAGATGGAGCGGTCGGTGCTGCGCGAACTGAGCAACACGACGGCGTACGCTATCAACGCCGCCGAGAGCAAGCGAAGTCTCGTCGGCGACGCCGACGTCGAGCTCGAACTCACCGTCGAGGACGACTCGGTCTCGTATCTCCGCGCGAGCGAGGAACTGGACTGTTCGCTGGAGCTCGACGACCTGGTGACGCAGGAGGAGGGCGGTCTCCGCGCCGTCTTCACCGCCCGCGGGGTGGATTCGGAGTCGTTCGTCGCGCACACGAAGCAGACGCTGGACGTTCGAGAGCTCCGTCTGGTCGACGAGAGCGGGTCGGACGCGGTGTTCGAGTGCACCGTCGGCGTCGAACACATCTTCCAGACGTTCGTCGACTACGGCGTCGTCCCGCGGCGGTTCGACGCCGCGGACGGCGTCGGCAACGTCACGGTCACCGTCTCCGACCAGTTCGACGTCCGGTCGTTCGTCGAGACGCTGCGGACGCAGTACGACCGCGTCGAACTGACCGCTCGCCGGGAGCGACCGCGGGAGTCGCCGACGCTCGGGGAGATGCGCGCGCAGTTGAACGCGCAGCTCACCGACCGACAGCGGCAGGCGCTGGAGACGGCGTTCGCCAACGGGTTCTTCGAGTCGCCGCGGTCCAGCACCGAACGCGAGATCGCCGACCGCCTCGGCATCGCTCAATCGACGCTCAACGGCCACCTCAGGGCCGCACAGCGGAAAGTACTGGAGTACCTCTACGAGCCCGACTGA
- the ilvA gene encoding threonine ammonia-lyase, which produces MLSLSDVLAARERVNEVARHTPLEYSHTFSDMTGADVHLKLENFQRTGSFKIRGATNRIVTLSEEEKAAGVVTASAGNHAQGVALAATRAGVESTIVMPKYAPISKVKATERYGGDVVLSGVDYNDAQVKAHEIEEAESRTYVHAFDDEYVMAGQGTIGLEIVEDCPNLDTVVVPIGGGGLISGIATAIKAKKPDARVVGVQAEGASSVADSLQKGEIHELESVDTIADGIATRNVGTAPFEVIRERVDEVVTVSDEEIAVALMYLLERSKTLVEGAGAVALAALLSDTFDYEAGETIVPALCGGNIDLNTLTTVILRGLVETGRYLKVRTVLKDRPGALEDLIHIVAEQQANIYAIRHDRTSRDIGMSDTEVELDLEMRGPEHVEALLAEIRERGYEVEVLV; this is translated from the coding sequence ATGCTCTCTCTGTCGGACGTTCTGGCGGCCCGCGAACGAGTCAACGAGGTCGCACGTCACACGCCACTGGAGTACTCGCACACGTTCTCGGATATGACCGGGGCGGACGTCCACCTGAAACTGGAGAACTTCCAGCGGACGGGGTCGTTCAAGATTCGGGGTGCGACGAACCGCATCGTGACGCTCTCGGAGGAGGAGAAAGCGGCCGGCGTCGTCACCGCCAGCGCCGGCAACCACGCGCAGGGCGTCGCGCTCGCTGCCACGCGCGCGGGCGTCGAGTCCACCATCGTGATGCCGAAGTACGCGCCGATTTCGAAGGTGAAGGCGACCGAGCGCTACGGCGGCGACGTCGTCCTCTCGGGCGTCGACTACAACGACGCGCAGGTGAAAGCTCACGAGATAGAGGAAGCCGAAAGCCGGACGTACGTCCACGCGTTCGACGACGAGTACGTGATGGCCGGGCAGGGAACCATCGGCCTCGAAATCGTCGAGGACTGCCCGAACCTCGACACCGTCGTCGTCCCCATCGGCGGCGGCGGCCTCATCTCGGGCATCGCCACCGCGATAAAGGCGAAGAAGCCCGATGCACGCGTCGTCGGCGTCCAGGCCGAAGGCGCGTCGAGCGTCGCCGACTCGCTGCAGAAGGGCGAGATACACGAGTTAGAGAGCGTCGACACGATCGCCGACGGCATCGCGACGCGGAACGTCGGGACGGCCCCGTTCGAGGTCATCCGAGAACGCGTCGACGAGGTCGTCACCGTCTCCGACGAGGAGATAGCCGTCGCGCTGATGTACCTGCTCGAACGGAGCAAGACGCTCGTGGAGGGCGCGGGCGCTGTCGCGCTCGCGGCGCTTCTGTCCGATACGTTCGACTACGAGGCGGGCGAGACCATCGTCCCCGCGCTCTGTGGCGGCAACATCGACCTCAACACCCTCACGACGGTCATCCTCCGCGGCCTGGTCGAGACCGGCCGTTATCTCAAGGTTCGGACCGTGCTCAAGGACCGCCCGGGCGCGCTGGAGGACCTCATCCACATCGTCGCCGAGCAGCAGGCGAACATCTACGCCATCCGCCACGACCGAACGTCGCGCGACATCGGGATGAGCGACACCGAGGTCGAACTCGACTTGGAGATGCGCGGCCCGGAGCACGTCGAGGCGTTGCTCGCCGAGATACGCGAGCGGGGGTACGAAGTGGAAGTGCTGGTCTGA
- the citZ gene encoding citrate synthase yields the protein MADELKRGLEGVLVAESELSHIDGDEGRLIYRGYTIEDLARNASYEEVLYLLWHGELPTREELDSFSASMAEERHLDDGAYDEIRELAEQDEEPMAALRTIVSSFSAYDPDADVEDVTDEEVNARKGRRITAKLPTALAAFNRLRNGNDPVEPREDLGHAANFLYMLNDEEPDDVLAETFDMALVLHADHGLNASTFSAMVTASTLSELHSAITSAVGTLSGSLHGGANANVMKMLKEVDESDRDPTEWVKKALDEGRRVPGFGHRVYNVKDPRAKILGEKSEELGEAAGDTKWYEMSVAVEEYISEEKGLAPNVDFYSASTYYQMGIPIDIYTPIFAMSRVGGWVAHVLEQYDDNRLIRPRARYVGDEHNEWVGIDER from the coding sequence ATGGCAGACGAGCTAAAACGGGGCCTTGAAGGCGTCCTAGTCGCCGAATCCGAACTCAGTCACATCGACGGCGACGAGGGCCGTCTCATCTATCGCGGCTACACCATCGAGGACCTCGCGCGCAACGCGAGCTACGAGGAAGTGCTCTATCTGCTGTGGCACGGGGAACTTCCCACACGCGAGGAACTCGACTCGTTCTCGGCGTCGATGGCCGAGGAGCGACACCTCGACGACGGCGCGTACGACGAAATTCGCGAACTTGCCGAACAGGACGAAGAGCCGATGGCGGCGCTCCGGACCATCGTCTCGTCGTTCTCGGCGTACGACCCCGACGCCGACGTCGAGGACGTCACCGACGAGGAGGTCAACGCCCGCAAGGGGCGGCGTATCACGGCGAAGCTCCCGACGGCGCTGGCGGCGTTCAACCGCCTCCGAAACGGTAACGACCCGGTCGAACCGCGCGAGGACCTCGGTCACGCAGCGAACTTCCTCTACATGCTCAACGACGAGGAACCCGACGACGTGCTCGCCGAGACGTTCGACATGGCGCTCGTGCTCCACGCCGACCACGGTCTGAACGCCTCGACGTTCTCGGCGATGGTCACCGCCTCCACGCTGTCGGAACTGCACAGCGCCATCACGAGCGCGGTCGGCACGCTCTCGGGGAGCCTCCACGGCGGCGCGAACGCGAACGTGATGAAGATGCTCAAAGAGGTCGACGAGAGCGACCGCGACCCGACCGAGTGGGTGAAGAAGGCGCTCGACGAGGGTCGCCGCGTCCCCGGCTTCGGCCACCGCGTCTACAACGTCAAGGACCCGCGCGCGAAGATTCTCGGCGAGAAGTCCGAGGAACTCGGCGAGGCGGCGGGCGACACGAAGTGGTACGAGATGAGCGTCGCCGTCGAGGAGTACATCTCCGAGGAGAAGGGCCTCGCGCCGAACGTCGACTTCTACTCGGCCTCGACGTACTACCAGATGGGCATCCCCATCGACATCTACACGCCCATCTTCGCGATGTCGCGCGTCGGCGGGTGGGTCGCCCACGTCCTCGAACAGTACGACGACAACCGTCTCATCCGACCCCGTGCCCGCTACGTCGGCGACGAGCACAACGAGTGGGTCGGCATCGACGAGCGGTAG
- a CDS encoding gamma-glutamylcyclotransferase family protein, with protein sequence MDFFVYGTLTDPERVAELVDSYVFVGPARLSGLHPVSGRYPTLAPGGEVAGRLLRTDDVETLDRYEGVDAGLYARVQVPRASAAANTAADSGDDETPPDVAVYVGDPERLDTEEPISWPGDGPLEARVRQYVVDHDVRIHELD encoded by the coding sequence ATGGACTTCTTCGTGTACGGGACGCTCACGGACCCCGAACGCGTCGCCGAGCTCGTCGACTCGTACGTGTTCGTCGGCCCCGCCCGACTCTCCGGTCTCCATCCCGTCTCGGGGCGGTATCCGACGCTCGCGCCGGGCGGCGAGGTGGCGGGACGGCTCCTCCGAACCGACGACGTGGAGACGCTCGACCGCTACGAGGGCGTCGACGCCGGGCTGTACGCCCGCGTCCAGGTTCCGCGAGCCTCGGCAGCCGCGAACACGGCCGCCGACAGCGGCGACGACGAGACGCCACCGGACGTAGCGGTGTACGTCGGCGACCCCGAGCGTCTCGACACCGAGGAACCGATTTCGTGGCCGGGCGACGGTCCGCTCGAAGCGCGAGTCCGCCAGTACGTCGTCGACCACGACGTGCGGATACACGAACTCGACTGA